In the Acidovorax sp. A79 genome, one interval contains:
- a CDS encoding type B 50S ribosomal protein L31: MKEGIHPNYREVLFSDLSNGFKFVTRSCVNTKEMETFEGKEYPLFKLDTSSESHPFYTGTQKSVDNMGGRVERFRNRFGKTAAK; this comes from the coding sequence ATGAAAGAAGGCATTCACCCCAACTACCGCGAAGTCCTGTTCTCGGACCTGTCCAACGGTTTCAAGTTCGTGACCCGTTCGTGCGTGAACACGAAGGAAATGGAAACCTTCGAAGGCAAGGAATACCCGCTGTTCAAGCTGGACACCTCCTCTGAATCGCACCCCTTCTACACCGGCACGCAAAAGTCCGTGGACAACATGGGTGGCCGCGTCGAGCGCTTCCGCAACCGTTTCGGCAAGACCGCAGCGAAGTAA